AACTTCCTGTTACAGAAACTTAATTCGTGGGAATGTAAGGAAACATAAACTCTAGAATATTAACAACTatggtaaaatataatatttaaaattttcaattatcaacttaatattttaaattatcaattaatatttatagaaattagattttaacctttagcactccaggttgttttgtactctatcagcaactgcaaataatttttatagtattcctaacgaaaattagaaatgttataacatttcttcgaccttttattttccttgttagtacaaaatttggatgtgaaaattgaataattttagggtagcttctttaagattcattaaaacatttaatattataactgatgcagtagcctacagagttcaacgggttaatattttaactggaagatgaaattttttcttttattccaatatttcacgcactgatgcattatacacggtccaatattaaatatcaaatttgataatttcactTCATCAAATCgggtggtgactgagagtcacctctcgagtgcaaagggttaaacgatcaattaatgtttatagaaattagattctaatattttgttaaatttgaaTCTCCTTTGAATTCTATTTCATTGTACTAAGCTCTGGGCGATAAATGTTACCAATGAACATCTATAGAGAGATTATGTTTCCTTTCGATTCGAATAAACTATAAAGTCGTTCAGAACCGAACGGAAAATCGTTGTTGAACGAAACTTACCGCAAAGTCCGGCGTATCGATTCGAATAAGACATCCCGTGGCTGCCGCAAGCAGGCTCGCCCAAGTGGTACGGCTGGTAGCCGAgcacgttgccgctgcacaacaACGAAAACATAACCTCAAACCGAACCGTTCGGATGATTTACGTTCGACGGAGGACGAAACTTTCCGCCGACAAAAATACCCCCGTAAATCACGAAGTAACCAGCGCCTAACCTCTTACTTCTACTTCCGGTTCTCGGCCGTTTTACAAGACTATTCCATTCTTATTACACTATTACTAAAACTTTGTACTTCGCGCCACGCCGAAAGTTTCATCGTTACATTTCATGTTTCCTAAAGAATTAACGAGTtgaaatcattgtttaattttaatttcacttaATCAATGGATTAAGTGAAAATATGAATATGGAAACAATGGAAGTATATGGATTCAATGATAAGTTTGAAACTCAATAATGGCGGAAAATGattcgtattaaccctttagatttggaagactaattagcagacaaatgatttaattactcgaacagaaAGGGATTAACATGTAGTTTCTgttgtttctattgtttaagcaattgatgtgtaatttagcttcatctgttgaaggttttgtagattccaaagaatcttcgtaaagggttaaatgataaTTGCGTCGAATTCTGAATTGTGAATTTCACATGATTATTTCGTTgttcgttattttattgttatttacggGTATGTCTGATAGgagttcagaaataaatattcttcgtgGCGAGGTCGGAGGTTTTTCTTTTGGCTTCCGGGATGGGAAAATGGCGGCAGCCTGCAgacgacgacgccgacgacgcGTTCAATTTGTCGACAGTAATAAGCTACCGATTGACAGGAAATACTCGAGAAACGGGGGAAATTTATGGAAGCTACGGCTGGATTCAATGCACGTTgcattctgttttctttttcctcggcTGCTGGGAACACGTCGAAAAGTTGAAATATCGCGCCGCAGATTTCCCTCGTTTCCCATCCTTTACTTCTGCCAGACGAtcatgtatttaacactagaattgccGTTCCAGTCAAACTGACTGGTTCCGATTTgtttatttcgcgattattggtatatcttcgaagcattgaatattcgaaatgattgaaaaatggTTTTTTTtaagtactataacgaatgtccgaagaaactgaaaataatctattgttacgagTTTTGTAAGGATTACATTAatttcgtattaaatactcggtagttatagtgttaacactagaatcacctacgtatagttattattatttattatcatcgttataaaaaattactattatcataataatattgttatttaactaTTACCTACTTCACATTCCCCACAACCCCTCCAAAACCCGtctcaaaatttaaaaaatttttctaagcCTAGTTaagtgaaaaaaaatatataatagttattatcattctataaaattactataattaccaTAATATTGTCATTCAACTATTACCTACTTCACATTCCCACAACCCCTCCAAAACCCgtctcaaaattaaaaaaatttttctaagcCTAGTTaagtgaaaaaaaatatatatatttaatttacctGGGCCCATAGTTGCAGACATAGTTCTTCATGTATCCACGCGCCGGGTCGTAGTAGAACGAGTACCCGCAGCCCAATAGGAACGTGTCAGCCCAGACGAGCTGCAAGTAATTCAAGGGGTTGCTCAGCCACCGAGTTAAACTCGATTACCCGGAAGATACTGCTCTGAATATTCCCTCTCGACTGGCTGGGAACGTTGCTTACCTGTGTATAGTGACCGGTTTCGTCGCTGTATCCGGAACGATAGTGCTGTACCTCCTTGAACCAATCAGATATTCGTTGCCTCCACTCAGGTTGATCGTCGTACGGCCCCGGTGATCTTGTTGTCCAGGTTCTGGCACTGTTCTGGCCCACTGGAAATCTTTCTATGGTAAAATCATGGACAAACTGTTGTTCAAAGTTTCTCTTTTCTCAGTGGGGAATATTGAAATTGCAAGATAGTATGATTATATTTGTTAGTTtgatttttctgattttttagTAGAGAGAATTGGAATTGTAAAGTAGTGTGATTATATTTGTTAGCTtgatttttctgattttttagTAGAGAAAATTGGAATTGCAAAGTAGTGTGATTAGTatttatagtgttttgtattttgttgtGTTATATTTGTTGTATGTTtagtgtaaaatattgaaaatgagtAAATTAAGTTTGCAGATTCTGTATGTTATTGGCTTCTTGCTCTAAAGAATAatcttttctataatattttacgGAAATGAGGTTTCACTTACGGACATGTCGGAAACTGTCGTGGAACTCTGCGCAACGATCGGCCCATCTTTGAGCGACGTTGGCTAATTCGTCATCCCATACCTACGAGTAAATACACTCTCAATTATTTAAGGAAAATGTTGTGTTtattctaaaactaataaacggatattaataaaaaattatcaaagGTCACCCTGTTCCTAACTCATTTACCATTTCCATTTTGCAAAGGGTCCTCTAAAATCGCCACAACTTCAAATTAAACAATTCCtcgttttttaaaaaatgtctgttCCTTctctaaataaacaataataaacccACAAAGTTTCAAGTTTATACACtcaacagttttttttttttaaaatcttcCATCACCCTGTTCCTAACTCATTTACCATTTCCATTTTGCAAAGAATCCTCCAAAATCGCCGCAACTTCAAATTAAACAATTCCTcgtttttcaaaaaatgtctgtTCCTTctctaaataaacaataataaacccACAAAGTTTCAAGTTCGTGTACCCAACAGTTTccttttaaaaaatcttcaaacATCATCCTGTTCCTAACTCATTCACCATTTCCATTTTGCAAAGGGTCCTTCAAAATCGCCACAACTTCAAATTAAACAATCCCTCCTTTCCCAAAAAACGTCCATTCCTTCtctaaaaaacaataataatcccACAAAGTTTCAAGTTCGTGTACCGAACAGTTTccttttaaaaaatcttcaaagATCACCTTGTTTCTAATTCATAGTAGCAAAAGCTCCTAAGCAAACAGCCATTTACCATTTCCCTCATATTTGCGGCCCCGGGCTGTCCATGAATCTGTCCCAGGGCCACCAGTTGTCTCAGTCGATTATGCTCGTCCAAGATAGCCTGCTTCTCCTCGCAAGATAAGCCGCCGGATCCTGGAAAACGATTCCCGGCTTAGATCTCGCTGGATATTTCACGAAAATTTCTACATTCGCCGAGGGGGTGAGTCAAGGGAGGTCGGGGTACGGTTGGAAGCTCGATAATTCAGTTACGATTGGTTGGCTGGAACGGAGTTTCAAGTTGGAAAATATTTCTCGGCTAAGTGATTTTATTCCTGATAGAGGGTAACTACACTCCAACCCCCTCCAGCCCCTTATACGGTATAATTCCGTTAGGATTCGACAATCGTGGAAActttttttgttaattgtgaGTCTGAATTAGAACTGGGATAAGTGTGACATTAATTATTGATGATTATCAGTGTTGATCATTGTAATTTGATTGTAGGTTGGGTCTGAGTTAGGTTGAAagttaattattagtaattatcaGTGTTGATAATTGTAATTTGATTGTAGGTTGGCTCTGAATTAGATTGAAagttaattattagtaattatcaGTGttggtaatagtaatattagtCTAGGTGAAGTCTAGACtagatgtaaaattaattattattaatcgtcattatcaataattttaatattagtcTGGGTGAGGTCTTCGTTAGGTCCAaaattagttattattaattatcagtaTCAACAATTATAACACTAACCTAGATAACGTCTTAGATccacaattattcattattaattaccaGCACCAGTAATTCTAATAGTCTATATAACATCAGCTCAAGAATTACGAACTACCCATGTCAGTAATCATAATATTAATCTACGTTAACTCTTCAGGTCGAAAATCAATTATCAATTACCCACACAAACATTTATAATACTCATTACATAACACAATAAATAACCACAATACAGTCTAGTACAGACTCAACACAAATCATTCCCTAATTACCCATATCATcaactataatattaattcacGTTAGCTCTGCATTAATCACAAAAAAATCATGTCCTTTTTATTATACAGCCGGACAGTCCTATAATTCGCGACAGCCAGAATCGAATGTCCATCGTCGACGAAAGTGTCTCCATCTTCTCCGCCACCCCATTTTCTCGCGTTCCACCCTCTCCTCCACTGTTCAGCCCAACCGACGTTCGTCTGGCTTTCATCCGTTTCCCCGGGCCTCCAGATTGCCCAACTCGCCGGAAAACTTTCCTGGAATCTGCTCTAACGACGTTCCCTCTGTCTTTCCGGGAGGGGAAACTTTAGTTCCACCGTATTCTTTCCCCTTAATAACTTTTCGTTCGTACGACGAAAACGAGGTTCCGGCTGTTCGCCTCCTTCTGCTTCTATACTCTCGCTCGTCAACCCCACCAATCTTATGCAAATTTCCAGGCTGCCGGAGACTGGATCGGGAATCGAGTTTCCACTCACCCCCTCCGGCTGCCGACGATTCTTATTTCATGGGGGATgctctttgttttcttttttctcttcacGTTCTCGCGACAATTATTGCGATTCCGATTCTATTCGAGAATTTTCATTGTCTTCTCTGAGGCGATCGTGATGGTCGTGCAATGGTACGATCCGTTTTAATTGAGGGGATGAAGGTGTATggttagtattaaccctttgcactccgtagacgcctttcagtcgccaattgatttgacacagaaaaattatagagtttgacatttaatattaaactttgtacagtgcatggacgtgtgaaatattaaaataaaacagcctctttctttaatttatgtacgatttctggttaagtcagtttgaaagaatgtcattggtatttcattaaaaaatgttgaatatttctaatgaaagacttctggagtgcaaagggttaaaggtgatAATAGTAATGAGATGGTTTTGTTTTATGGAGTGTTCTTTTTTTAGGGGGAATCATTGTGTTTTTATTCTGAGGTGATTTAGTGGAAAATTGAGTGCAGTTGATGATAGTAGTATGTTAGGTTTAATGTatgaatagtaattaataataatagtaatgagaTGGTTTTGTTTTATGGAGTGTCCTTTTTTTTAGGGGGAATCATTGTGCTTCTATTCTGAGGTGATTTGGATTTAGTGGAAAATTGTAAAAGTATGAATAGtaattaatgataatagtaatgagATAACTTGTATTTTACGGGGAGATTCATTTTGTTTGTTGTTATGTTTTCGAGACAAAAATTGCGATTCTTTTATGGGAGAGAATGATTGTGTATTTATTCTGGGATGACATAAGTTGACGATGaattaatgataatgatgaaATATATAGTAACAACGGTAATGATGATTTCAGTggacaaattaaagatatttccTGCCCAGTTTTTTTATCCTACGATTGAACTCCGACTGAAGTTTTTCGACTGAAGAATATATAATGGAGATGTCAGTTCTGGTTGCCAGTGGAACAGGTTTTTAATCATGTAATTCCTGTTCAAAATCGggtataatttgaaattttaaatttcttcgtGTCAGTGAAAGTGACGCGCATTACAATATGTATCTTGATGAGCTTAAAAGACTGACAAAAAGTTAATGcgtcataaaaaaatattcaaatcgaaCAGTTCTATATTTAATGGttctataattttcatattcacgTGGTGTTCCATTTTAAACACTATTCGCCATCATATAATTCTATTCTTCTAATTGCATTCTTTAGAAGTTCAATTTGTATGGTGATCCATATTCTACAAAACGTGACCTAAACTAAAAAATTATCCCGAAAACCTGCCCTAAAAACCCGACATCCAACGCGACGTTAAAACTGAAAGATACAAAGTACAAAAAGATTGAatgaacgttaaccctttgcgactCTGACCAATTGCTCGAACAATAGAAACACAAGAAACTATGTGTtcatctcttgctgtttgaataataaattaatttgaaaacggattaaccctttgaagtctgtaggctctaatattgcaccagtcataataaaatattttaatgaatcttaaagaaacaaccctaaaattattcgattttcacatccaaattttgtactaacaaggaaaataaaagatcgaagaaatattatagcattcattttcgctaggaatactataaaaattagttgcagttgctaataaattacaaaacaaccaggagtgctaagggttaactatgACTAAACAATCTtcgaaaaattcagtatccgtcgaattgacgttccgtaaatctatcgttaaacattaaatttcatcaTTGTCATCTATCAAATCGTATACTGACTTAGAGGCGtcgtagtgcaaagggttaattacacaaaacagaaagaaaacgaagaaaaaggatCCGATCAATTCAAAGACACGTTGTACGGTGAATGGCACGAGTGGCGCGCGATTTGAATCGGCGAAAGCCCACGCTGCCGTGCGGCGCACGGATTTCCCGTAATTAAACAACAGCTGCCGTTAATTCGCTGATCTAATCGAGTCCCGCGGCCGCGCATCCGACCGGGCCGGGCTATTTTTAGAGACGAATCGATCCTCCCCGGCGTCCTATCGAAATGTAATAGATTCCAATTTTCTCCCCGTAAATAATGTACGAACTGAATAATTCATGAGCACGGGACCGTGTGGTGGCAATCGAACGAAAACCGGAGCAATAAACCTGTCCCTCCGTTTCGActgtttcctctttctttttcttaaacACTATCGTCCACtaggttcttttttttttgattCGTTTTTTTCCTGTTTAATCGCGCGCGCTGCGTATACCTGCAGCGATGCGAGGTCGAAATTGACCACACGGTAGTTGGCAGTTCGTGGCAGCGAGTTCAGCGAGAAGTGGATTAAATTTGGTTATGTGGAGGAGTTGTAACAATGATAGTAAAtttaattgttgaatttttaataataatgaggATTGTGTTAATAATGATTTCTGTTATTTGAGAGTCAATGATGGTGATACTGATACTATTAGTTGTGGAGGAGTTGTTACGATGAtagtaaatttaattatcgaatttttaataataatgacgattgtattaataatgatttctGTTATTTGAGAGTCAATGATGGTGATAATGATACTATTAGTTGTGGAGGAGTTGTTACGATGAtagtaaatttaattatcgaatttttaataataatgacgattgtattaataatgatttctGTTATTTGAGATTTAATGATGGTGAtagtgatattaatattaataatggtaTCCGTTGTTGAACtttcaataatgataataatattgtcgatgactttaattattataccttccaagataataataatattaacaataaattctattgttttcaataatgatggtaataataataatatcttttaTTAGTCTATTATTAGTgtattatttaacattgaataataataataatattaacatcaaTTTCCATTATTCAACAACCAAAAACAGTAACAACAATTCACATGCAAAAGTTAGAACAATATTTCAGATGTGTTTTGTTATTTACACtgaagaaaacataaaatatatgatttatatCAGTAGCAAAGCATTAGtacgtaatttaatattaaatattctggCGAACGACTAACCCTTAACGAAAGAGTTCAATATTCTTAATTAACTCTTAACAAGTTCCAACTGAAACAATGCAAACTAAACTCTTCTGAGATTCAATGAAAGctacactgttttatattttatggtaAATTCGGCATTTTGAATTTTACAATTATCACCCGGTCGATTCTTTTATCCCGGATCGATGAAGATTTCATTTGAGAATCGACTCGATCGCGCAAAAACTGCGTTTCGCATTCAAAAAACAGCGAGCAGGCtcgagaaaaaaattatttacttggaAAGTTTCGATCCGACGACACGTGGACGAGTTTCCAGATTTCGAGAAACGTCTCGGCTCGTCCCGGTTTTACAGTTAACGCCGAATGGTCACCGGCGCTATTTTTAATTGCCTATTCGTATAATTAAACACGAATTTAGCCAAGCTCACCGCGTCGGGGACGATTTCACATTTTTGATGATCGGTGGCCTCAACATCCGAGAAGTTTGCGTCAGATTTGTCTAATTATAGCATTCGGGTTCGTTAGCACCGAGAAATCAAATggattttaagaaattttggtTCAGAAactaaatgtttcaattaaagTGGAGTCTCTTCAAAAACGGAGAAGTTTTAACGGATTCGAAACACAgtcacagcatttaaaaaatggCCAACACTTTGAACTGTCATAACTTCGTGAAAAAAGATCGCACGACAATCTTCCTAGGCTCGTTTTAAACCGCAAACCCTCTTCTTTCACGTAGTATCATTAATTTTGACGAACGATATTTTTCCAATGTATAGCAGGCAAAACAGCAAGGACACTTTTCACTAccaaaattgaaacaattcacACAATTTTCGAATTCTGGGAGCATCAACAAATTTTTCATACAATTAAAACTACAACTATCCCAAAGATTGAAGTCTCTTCTTTAAAACGACTCCCTAAACTCCGTTCTACGATTTTTTTCGCCAAATTACACAATTTTCACCGAACAAGTCGAAAACTCCACGAAATCTGACAATTTTCCGAATACTTCGCGTTTGAACCCAACAATCTATTTTCCGGCACGTTTCCCTCTTTAATCTTCAAATTCCGacgaatttgttaaataatttacaaaacaaataacCATTAGCAACCATTGCTAACCATTACTAACCATTACTAACCACTAATAACCATTAATAATTCCAAATTCTGTGCCTGCGTGAGAAAGAACACGCTAAGCGcaataattacaacaaaaatattaaaaccacaTTATTAAACTCTCCTACTGTTATCAAAAAACCTTCTAAAGGTCACGTATAATCCTCAACTCCCATAAAAAAGAATATGCTACGCGGgaaaaaatgcatttcaaaaatttacGCCACCTTTCCTTTCCAACGTTTCGTTCCGCCACAACAGTCTCCGTTTACGCGTTTTTGGTTCGCGCAAAGCGAATCCGGGCGGAACAGAcctccgcgtaaatcgagggtcaggtgtattctTCGCGGTGAATCGGATTCACGGGATTCACGGGAATCGGGAGCGATGTATCCGTTCATTTGAACAGAGCCGGCGCGTAGATTCGTATTTTCCGTGGACGGATAAAAATCCGCGGAATCCTCGAATTGTTCGAGTGTTACCGGTCCGTATGTTGAATGCGATAATACCGGTATTACGAGGCGGGGATTCACCGTTCCGCTTCACTCGACTCCCCTTTTCAATCCTGTTGCATTTTCATGCGAGGCTGGTAAACAAAAATTAGCGGGCGCGCGAGTACAGTCGGCGATGCAAGTATTCGAACGCGACGCATAGGTATATACTTCGTTGCAATCAATGTTCCATCATTTGTCTACATATTGctaaatgttttttaaattttattcgtttattttattgttttcgttccaatattattcatttgtttcataattttcattcaaatttgattcctacattatattcattttattcaaattttattcctcCATTTTATTCCAtcgtttgtttaaatattgctaaatgttcttttaaatttcactaGTTTATTGCATTGTTTTtggttaaatttgatttattttattgttttagttcaaatattattcgtctgttttattattttcattcaaatatgatttctatattttctccattttctttaaatttgattcctttattttaatccttttgtttacattttttatttaaaattcatttaaatcttatttccaaccctttgcactcgatttattttcaatgctgcTGAGTGTAGGCTTGTATCTGTTTTCAGGgaaatgaattacagtaatttacagcggtagaattcagcgttcaatatttattttatttattattattctaagaAGATTGAATCTGTAGGATCTTTTCAGGTGtgctactttttcaaacaatctcCAACGTACTACAACAAATTTCTATTGACATATGCatcatgacatacgagtgcaaagggatcaATTTTGAACTCACTTCAATAAACAGTAATATACGGTGTGCagtttgtataattataatttattgcttATCATATTGTTCGAATACTTTCGTCGCTGATTGTACGTTAGTTTTGCATTCGTTTGGCATTATGTTTTTGTTTGCGGAACAACGTCCGATTCGGCTCGAAAGGGGTTCGGTCTGAATGGCGAGTTAATTGCTCGATCAAGTTACAGCTGCTGATTATTCATTAACAAGTCGACTGATATTTTTAGTTGTTAGCTGGACTGTCGGCATTGTTTTCTCAAAGATTCGTTTGTTTACGTGCAACGGATTAATTCTTTGTATTCTTCAAAGTTTATTAAAGGATCAttggattgaattaaatttgttaattacttCTTATTAAGATTGTCATTCTATCAGTTAGTatacgtaatatttatttactgtgTTTATTCGGTGATATAATTGATTTAAAGTTTGCCCTTTGTTCGCCAGAATACGAACGCAAGTTTTTATTCCACTTAAATCCCAATTAAGAGTGTAAATGCTAATTTAGAACTACCACCGTGAATTTATAAGCAAAGTCACATTTTTCTAGTCGATCACCGAGCATGCAAAGcagattataatttatatagacaTCTAAAATTAATAGCTTCGTTATGTTAAAGATATCGTCGAGAAgatggaaattttattcgaattattttattcacttGCGCAAATATTAAGTAGTTATAAATGCATAGGTATTAGCAGTattataacaacaacaataataataataataataactgagGTGACATGTATTGTTACATTAAAAGTCCGCCATTACGCGCGACATAACCtaatttcatacatttcaaTTGTGAAAGTACATTTTCTTAAAGGTTGCACAATATAAatcttcattgaaatataaatcttcATTGAAACCGTGAATGAAACTGTTAAACTCCAATGTCAAGTGCCCATTATAAAATCATTCTTACCGGCAAACTAagaatatcatttttcattccAACCGTGAATGGAGTGATTTAAACGTTGAATGTAGCCGAGAATTCCGCCATTTCGTGCGAACCAGACCGCGgatatttaatatagatttttacGGCCGGAATTAGAGAAACTAGAGCTGGACAGAAATTTCTTTGGCCCATTAAAAGCTTTTATCAGCCACTAAACGAAGGAAAATtctctttaaattgaattatcgtTTGCTTTATCGTCTTCGGAGTCTCGTTACCTCGACGcaatcaaaatttcataataattcccGGCTACTCGATGGAGAagcttattattttaataagaataagCTCCAACGAGCGAtattaaattatagaattatatgaaattaattacacCACATCGATGATTATAGTTAAGACAATTACATTGATCTTCTGCTGTTTTCAGAAGAGATTCTGAGGTCATCTTGAACAAAGATatctataatttcaataattccagtAATTATACGATAAAAATGcgtatagtaatataatttcaataatttcaataatttcaataatttcaataattataggATAAGAATATGCTAACATGATTTCTATAATTccaataattactatataaaaatgtgtctaataatataatttcagcaATTCCAATAACTCTAATTATTCCGATTACCCAAATTATTCcaaatattccaataattttttaattatttacatcatTCCCATAATTCCCATAATTCCGGTAATCtcaacaaattaaaaaacaaaaatcccAGAATCGCCGATTTCACTGTCGGCCCTTTTCCGCCGTAAACAGCGAACGAACAAAATTCGCGGCCCGATAAACAACGATCAGACGCGGCTTGCATTCATTACTCGTCCCCGAACGAATTAACCGAATGAAAAAGGACCGGCGGTCGCGGCGTCGGTTTTCTTCTTCCAACCGGAAATGGACAGGGTTCGGCCGGCGACGTAACGATACCAGGGCCGACACCTGCTAACTCCATTCTGTTTCTGTGGGCCGCGTTCAAATGGATTTCGTGGGAACGC
The window above is part of the Nomia melanderi isolate GNS246 chromosome 2, iyNomMela1, whole genome shotgun sequence genome. Proteins encoded here:
- the LOC116429495 gene encoding venom allergen 5 isoform X1; its protein translation is MAAGGYALAAVLMLMADLVALADNAWPSCAGKTILRSGGLSCEEKQAILDEHNRLRQLVALGQIHGQPGAANMREMVWDDELANVAQRWADRCAEFHDSFRHVQRFPVGQNSARTWTTRSPGPYDDQPEWRQRISDWFKEVQHYRSGYSDETGHYTQLVWADTFLLGCGYSFYYDPARGYMKNYVCNYGPSGNVLGYQPYHLGEPACGSHGMSYSNRYAGLCAHGSYYHLGAYCTYG
- the LOC116429495 gene encoding salivary antigen-5 isoform X2, which encodes MREMVWDDELANVAQRWADRCAEFHDSFRHVQRFPVGQNSARTWTTRSPGPYDDQPEWRQRISDWFKEVQHYRSGYSDETGHYTQLVWADTFLLGCGYSFYYDPARGYMKNYVCNYGPSGNVLGYQPYHLGEPACGSHGMSYSNRYAGLCAHGSYYHLGAYCTYG